The Actinopolyspora erythraea genome has a segment encoding these proteins:
- a CDS encoding amino acid ABC transporter ATP-binding protein: MIRVSAVDKYFGSLHVLKDINLDIPRGQVVVVLGPSGSGKSTLCRVINRLETIDSGTISVDGVPLPEEGRALAELRADVGMVFQQFNLFAHKSIIDNVTLGPIKVRKLGKDEAREEGMRLLRRVGIADQAEKYPAQLSGGQQQRAAIARALAMRPKVMLFDEPTSALDPEMVNEVLEVMAGLAEEGMTMLVVSHEMGFARRAAHRVLFMADGEVVEDAAPDTFFDAPESERAKDFLGKILTH, encoded by the coding sequence ATGATCCGGGTATCCGCGGTCGACAAGTACTTCGGGTCCCTGCACGTACTCAAGGACATCAACCTGGATATCCCCCGGGGACAGGTCGTGGTGGTTCTCGGCCCCTCCGGCTCCGGCAAGTCCACCCTCTGCCGGGTGATCAACCGGCTGGAAACGATCGACTCGGGAACGATCTCGGTCGACGGAGTACCGCTTCCCGAGGAGGGCCGCGCGCTGGCCGAGTTGCGGGCCGACGTCGGAATGGTGTTCCAGCAGTTCAACCTGTTCGCGCACAAGAGCATCATCGACAACGTCACGCTGGGGCCGATCAAGGTCCGCAAGCTCGGCAAGGACGAGGCCCGCGAGGAGGGCATGCGACTGCTGCGCCGGGTGGGCATCGCCGACCAGGCCGAGAAGTACCCCGCGCAGCTCTCCGGCGGGCAGCAGCAGCGCGCCGCGATCGCGCGGGCACTGGCCATGCGCCCCAAGGTGATGCTGTTCGACGAGCCCACCTCGGCACTGGACCCGGAGATGGTCAACGAGGTGCTCGAAGTGATGGCGGGGCTGGCCGAGGAGGGCATGACGATGCTCGTGGTCAGCCACGAGATGGGATTCGCGCGCCGCGCCGCCCACCGGGTGCTGTTCATGGCCGACGGCGAGGTCGTCGAGGACGCCGCCCCCGACACGTTCTTCGACGCCCCGGAGTCGGAGCGCGCCAAGGACTTCCTGGGCAAGATCCTCACCCACTAG
- a CDS encoding DUF349 domain-containing protein encodes MTDQDTTPNTADASAAADSTTSGSGRGAAPAVPIASGDPARWGRVDSEGEVYVRTSEGERFVGSWQAGDADEGLAHFARRFDDLRTEAELLETRLSSGSGDPKQTLSNAKHLRDGLPGASVVGDVDSLAARLEHIVQRAEEAVERAKAEREKARAEAVARKEALVEEAEQIGAEATNWKAAGDRLRAIFEEWKGVRGVDRKTDEQLWKRFTKARDAFNRRRGSHFAELDRQRNAAKERKQELVDEAESLTESTDWGPTADRYKQLMSEWKSVGRAPKDSDEALWKRFRSAQDRFFSRRSEAFAERDAEFAENAKLKEELLSEAERIDPSADLGAAQAQLQRIQQRWDEIGKVPRERIRELEGRLRTVNDRVRSAAQTEWRRTDPEAQARVEQFRERVEQYEQQAAKARSAGNEKRAKEAERQAQQWQEWLTAAENALSDR; translated from the coding sequence ATGACAGACCAGGACACGACGCCGAACACCGCCGACGCGTCGGCGGCCGCGGACTCGACGACGAGCGGTTCGGGACGTGGCGCCGCGCCCGCGGTACCGATCGCTTCCGGCGATCCGGCGCGCTGGGGCCGGGTCGACTCCGAGGGTGAGGTTTACGTACGAACCTCCGAGGGGGAACGGTTCGTCGGATCGTGGCAGGCGGGAGACGCCGACGAAGGGCTGGCCCATTTCGCACGAAGGTTCGACGATCTCCGCACCGAGGCCGAGCTGCTGGAGACACGGCTCTCCTCGGGCTCGGGCGATCCCAAGCAGACGTTGTCCAACGCCAAGCACCTGCGCGACGGGCTCCCCGGGGCCTCCGTGGTCGGCGACGTCGACTCGCTGGCGGCTCGACTGGAACACATAGTCCAGCGTGCCGAGGAAGCCGTCGAACGCGCCAAGGCGGAGCGCGAGAAGGCACGTGCCGAGGCGGTGGCCCGCAAGGAGGCGCTGGTCGAGGAGGCCGAACAGATCGGTGCCGAGGCCACCAACTGGAAGGCCGCCGGGGACAGGCTGCGTGCCATCTTCGAGGAGTGGAAGGGCGTCCGGGGCGTCGACCGCAAGACCGACGAACAGCTCTGGAAGAGGTTCACCAAGGCCCGGGACGCTTTCAACCGGCGTCGGGGATCGCACTTCGCGGAGCTGGACCGGCAGCGCAACGCGGCCAAGGAACGCAAGCAGGAACTGGTCGACGAGGCCGAGTCGCTGACCGAGTCAACCGACTGGGGCCCCACGGCGGACCGCTATAAGCAGCTGATGAGCGAGTGGAAGTCCGTCGGGCGCGCCCCCAAGGACAGCGACGAGGCGCTCTGGAAGCGTTTCCGTTCGGCGCAGGACAGGTTCTTCTCCCGTCGCTCCGAGGCGTTCGCCGAGCGCGACGCCGAGTTCGCCGAGAACGCCAAGCTCAAGGAGGAGCTGCTGTCCGAGGCGGAGCGGATCGATCCGTCCGCCGACCTGGGCGCCGCCCAGGCGCAGTTGCAGCGCATCCAACAGCGCTGGGACGAGATCGGCAAGGTGCCACGGGAACGCATCCGCGAGCTCGAGGGCAGGCTGCGGACGGTCAACGACCGGGTCCGCTCGGCCGCCCAGACCGAGTGGCGCCGCACCGACCCGGAGGCCCAGGCCAGGGTCGAGCAGTTCCGCGAACGGGTGGAGCAGTACGAGCAGCAGGCCGCCAAGGCGCGCTCGGCCGGTAACGAGAAGCGCGCCAAGGAGGCCGAACGGCAGGCCCAGCAGTGGCAGGAGTGGCTCACCGCCGCGGAGAACGCCCTCTCCGACCGCTGA
- the lexA gene encoding transcriptional repressor LexA — protein sequence MSGEAETTATESGIGGDAPPEEADDLTSRQRSVLDTIRQWMRDYGYPPSVREIGDTVGLTSTSSVAYQLRVLEGRGYLRRDPHRPRTVGVVTNDEPGSPEPREGSNPAYVPVVGRIAAGEPILAEQSVDEVFPLPREVVGEGSLFLLSVVGDSMVDLAITDGDWVVVRQQPDAENGDVVAAMLDGEATVKTFKRTAEHLWLLPHNDDYDPILADEATVLGKVVAVLRKM from the coding sequence ATGTCCGGGGAAGCCGAAACGACGGCCACCGAGAGCGGTATCGGCGGTGACGCCCCTCCCGAAGAGGCGGACGATCTCACTTCCCGCCAGCGCAGCGTGCTGGACACGATCCGGCAGTGGATGCGCGACTACGGCTATCCGCCCAGCGTGCGCGAGATCGGCGATACCGTGGGACTGACCTCGACGTCCTCGGTCGCTTACCAGTTGCGCGTACTCGAAGGACGCGGCTACCTGCGCCGTGACCCGCACCGCCCCCGCACGGTCGGGGTGGTGACCAACGACGAACCGGGCTCTCCCGAACCGCGGGAGGGCTCGAATCCCGCCTACGTTCCGGTGGTGGGGCGTATCGCGGCGGGCGAGCCCATCCTCGCCGAGCAGTCCGTGGACGAAGTGTTCCCGCTTCCCAGAGAAGTGGTGGGAGAGGGCTCACTCTTCCTGCTGAGCGTGGTGGGCGATTCCATGGTGGACCTGGCCATCACGGACGGCGACTGGGTGGTGGTCCGGCAACAGCCCGACGCGGAGAACGGTGACGTCGTAGCCGCGATGCTCGACGGTGAAGCCACCGTCAAGACCTTCAAGCGCACGGCGGAGCACCTGTGGCTGCTGCCGCACAACGACGACTACGATCCGATCCTCGCCGACGAGGCCACCGTACTCGGCAAAGTGGTGGCCGTGCTGCGCAAGATGTGA
- a CDS encoding MFS transporter gives MYKEVRRAPPDTPWLLVLFAALLATDTDEFVIAGVLPEVAESLDVTVGVAGQLVTAFAVVYALGAPRWP, from the coding sequence ATGTACAAGGAGGTTCGCCGTGCCCCACCGGATACCCCCTGGTTGCTGGTGCTGTTCGCGGCATTACTGGCCACGGACACCGACGAGTTCGTCATCGCGGGCGTTCTGCCCGAAGTGGCAGAGAGCCTGGACGTCACCGTGGGAGTAGCCGGACAGCTGGTGACCGCCTTCGCCGTGGTCTATGCGTTGGGCGCCCCTCGCTGGCCGTAA
- the dapF gene encoding diaminopimelate epimerase, whose amino-acid sequence MQSYAGPEFLKGHGTENDFVVLPDPRGELELTTARVRALCDRRIGLGADGVLRVVPGGLLGEELPADVPADAWFMDYRNADGSVAEMCGNGVRVFARYLLQSGLVSTGTVPVGTRAGLRSVVAAAGGRVTVDMGAATVLGHSSLSIAGYAMSALAVDLGNPHLVCVTTGVGELDLSVRPGYDPELFPDGVNIELVEPLDERRVRMRVYERGIGETRSCGTGTVAATVAALRAAGEENGGRLVHVPGGTVEVEVTPDTTTLTGPAELVARGQLDAGWWGNVEEPTLVTSGAIQ is encoded by the coding sequence GTGCAGTCTTACGCGGGACCGGAATTTCTCAAGGGGCACGGCACCGAGAACGACTTCGTGGTGCTGCCCGATCCCCGGGGTGAACTCGAACTGACGACGGCGCGGGTGCGCGCGCTGTGCGACCGGCGGATCGGGCTGGGCGCCGACGGTGTGCTGCGCGTCGTACCTGGTGGTCTGCTCGGCGAGGAACTGCCCGCCGACGTCCCCGCCGACGCCTGGTTCATGGACTACCGCAACGCCGACGGTTCCGTGGCCGAGATGTGCGGTAACGGGGTGCGTGTCTTCGCCCGCTACCTGCTCCAGTCGGGGCTGGTGTCGACCGGAACCGTTCCGGTGGGCACGCGTGCCGGGCTGCGCAGCGTCGTCGCCGCGGCGGGCGGCCGCGTGACCGTGGACATGGGGGCGGCGACCGTGCTCGGGCACTCCAGCCTCAGCATCGCCGGTTACGCCATGTCCGCGCTGGCCGTGGACCTCGGTAATCCCCACCTGGTCTGCGTCACCACCGGAGTCGGTGAACTCGATCTGTCCGTGCGGCCCGGCTACGATCCCGAGCTGTTCCCGGACGGCGTGAACATCGAACTCGTGGAGCCGCTCGACGAACGGCGGGTGCGGATGCGGGTTTACGAGCGCGGTATCGGTGAGACGCGTTCGTGCGGCACCGGCACCGTCGCCGCCACCGTGGCGGCGTTGCGCGCGGCCGGTGAGGAGAACGGGGGCCGGCTGGTGCACGTGCCGGGTGGAACGGTGGAAGTCGAGGTCACGCCCGACACCACCACGCTGACCGGGCCCGCCGAGCTCGTCGCCCGCGGCCAGCTCGACGCCGGGTGGTGGGGGAATGTCGAAGAGCCAACGTTGGTTACATCGGGTGCGATCCAGTGA
- the hflX gene encoding GTPase HflX: MTSLYHTEESPAVTEWNTGTDGADARTTGEDLGFDSREPSVGEMERAERASLRRVSGLSTELSDITEVEYRRLRLERVVLVGVWTEGTSAQAEASLAELGRLAETAGSEVLDGVVQRRDRPDPATYVGSGKVRELRDIALAAGADTVICDGELAPGQLRQLEEKLKIKVVDRTALILDIFAQHASSKEGKAQVELAQLQYYLPRLRGWGDKMSRQAGGRAGGGNGGVGTRGPGETKMETDRRRIHKRISKLRKELASMSTIRETKRSRRVANAVPGVTIAGYTNAGKSSLLNALTGNGLLVEDSLFATLDPATRSARTPDGRPYTLSDTVGFVRHLPHQLVEAFRSTLEEVTRADLLLHVVDGTDPAPQEQVSAVREVVSEISAEQGGSVPPELVVVNKADSLDNTKVVELRRLLPEAIFVSARSGEGIEELKGALADWLPKPDVYVDALVPYTRGELVSRVHTEGELVEREHTAEGTRLRAKVRTDLANALEPFVTTG; this comes from the coding sequence TTGACAAGCCTATATCACACCGAGGAGAGCCCCGCCGTGACCGAGTGGAACACCGGCACGGACGGCGCTGACGCACGGACGACAGGCGAAGACCTGGGCTTCGACTCCCGGGAACCCTCCGTCGGCGAGATGGAGCGGGCCGAACGCGCTTCGCTGCGTCGTGTCTCCGGTCTTTCCACCGAACTGTCCGACATCACCGAGGTCGAGTACCGGCGGTTGCGACTCGAACGGGTCGTGCTGGTCGGGGTCTGGACCGAGGGAACCTCCGCGCAGGCGGAGGCATCCCTGGCCGAGCTCGGCAGGCTGGCCGAGACCGCCGGGTCGGAGGTGCTGGACGGGGTCGTCCAGCGCAGGGATCGCCCCGATCCCGCGACCTACGTGGGCTCGGGCAAGGTACGCGAACTGCGCGACATCGCGCTCGCGGCCGGGGCCGACACCGTCATCTGCGACGGTGAGCTCGCACCGGGTCAGCTCAGACAGCTGGAGGAGAAACTCAAGATCAAGGTCGTGGACCGCACGGCTCTGATCCTGGACATCTTCGCCCAGCACGCCAGTTCCAAGGAGGGCAAGGCCCAGGTGGAGCTGGCCCAGTTGCAGTACTACCTCCCGCGGCTGCGCGGTTGGGGTGACAAGATGTCCCGGCAGGCCGGTGGTCGCGCCGGTGGCGGTAACGGTGGTGTGGGTACCCGTGGTCCGGGTGAGACCAAGATGGAGACGGACCGCCGTCGCATCCACAAGCGCATCAGCAAGCTCCGCAAGGAGCTCGCCTCGATGAGCACGATCCGGGAGACCAAGCGCTCGCGGCGTGTGGCGAACGCGGTGCCGGGCGTGACCATCGCCGGTTACACCAACGCGGGCAAGTCCAGCCTGCTCAATGCCCTGACGGGCAACGGGCTGCTGGTGGAGGACTCGCTGTTCGCGACCCTGGACCCGGCCACCCGCAGTGCCCGTACCCCGGACGGCAGGCCCTACACCCTCAGCGACACGGTCGGTTTCGTGCGGCACCTGCCGCACCAGCTGGTCGAGGCCTTCCGCTCCACGCTGGAGGAGGTCACCAGGGCTGATCTGCTGCTGCACGTGGTGGACGGCACGGATCCCGCCCCGCAGGAACAGGTGAGCGCGGTACGTGAGGTCGTTTCCGAGATCAGTGCCGAGCAGGGAGGTTCGGTTCCGCCGGAGCTGGTCGTGGTGAACAAGGCCGACTCCTTGGACAACACCAAGGTGGTGGAACTGCGCAGACTCCTGCCGGAGGCGATCTTCGTCTCGGCTCGTTCCGGAGAGGGGATCGAGGAGCTCAAGGGGGCCCTCGCCGACTGGTTGCCCAAGCCGGACGTCTACGTGGACGCGCTGGTGCCCTACACCAGGGGAGAGCTCGTCTCCCGGGTTCACACCGAGGGAGAACTCGTGGAGCGGGAGCACACCGCGGAGGGGACGAGGCTGCGTGCCAAGGTTCGGACGGATCTGGCGAACGCGCTCGAGCCGTTCGTGACCACGGGGTGA
- a CDS encoding glutamate ABC transporter substrate-binding protein has product MRNGKLTAAAIAASMGLLLSACGGGSADEEGFSAPVADNPSFEDGTTMAEYADSGEITIGVKKDQPLFGLENLNGEMEGFDVAIGEIIAGKLGIPADAINWKETPSKNRELYLEQGKVDMVVATYTINDKRAERVSFAGPYYEAGQDLMVKQSNDSITGPESLRDSEAKVCSARGSTPSERIREYIDNSRLVLFDTYSKCADALRNGQAQAVTTDNSILMGLVSENENQFKVVGETFSEEPYGVGIVKGDVDFCEFINDSLRTAAENGTYQEAWNSTAGEVSEKTPELPELRSCS; this is encoded by the coding sequence ATGCGTAACGGCAAGCTGACCGCCGCGGCCATCGCGGCGTCGATGGGCCTGCTGCTCAGTGCCTGCGGAGGCGGTTCGGCCGACGAGGAGGGCTTCTCCGCCCCGGTCGCCGACAACCCCTCGTTCGAGGACGGCACCACGATGGCCGAGTACGCCGACTCCGGCGAGATCACCATCGGGGTCAAGAAGGACCAGCCGCTGTTCGGGCTGGAGAACCTCAACGGCGAGATGGAGGGCTTCGACGTCGCCATCGGCGAGATCATCGCGGGCAAGCTCGGCATTCCGGCCGACGCGATCAACTGGAAGGAAACCCCGAGCAAGAACCGTGAGCTCTACCTCGAACAGGGCAAGGTCGACATGGTCGTGGCCACGTACACGATCAACGACAAGCGTGCCGAGCGGGTCTCCTTCGCCGGACCGTACTACGAGGCCGGTCAGGACCTGATGGTCAAGCAGAGCAACGACTCGATCACCGGCCCGGAGTCGCTGCGCGACAGCGAGGCCAAGGTGTGCTCGGCGCGGGGGTCCACGCCCTCCGAACGGATCCGCGAGTACATCGACAACTCCCGGCTGGTGCTGTTCGACACCTACTCCAAGTGCGCCGACGCGTTGCGCAACGGCCAGGCGCAGGCGGTGACCACGGACAACTCGATCCTGATGGGGCTGGTCAGCGAGAACGAGAACCAGTTCAAGGTGGTCGGCGAGACCTTCAGCGAGGAGCCCTACGGCGTCGGGATCGTCAAGGGCGACGTGGACTTCTGCGAGTTCATCAACGACAGCCTGCGGACGGCCGCCGAGAACGGCACCTACCAGGAGGCCTGGAACTCCACCGCGGGCGAGGTCTCGGAGAAGACACCGGAACTGCCCGAGCTGCGGTCCTGCAGCTGA
- the miaA gene encoding tRNA (adenosine(37)-N6)-dimethylallyltransferase MiaA, translated as MPATTPRPVAVLGPTATGKSELALRLAELLGGEVVNADAMQLYRGMDIGTAKLPPEARRGVPHHQLDVLDVTETASVAAYQRQARADVERLLESGTTPILVGGSGLYVQAVLDELNFPGTDPSVRQRWQRRLDRIGTEALHRELAELDPPAAASIPPSNGRRVVRAMEVIELTGRRFSANLPEPGPPRYDTLLVGLDRPVGELDARVNTRAAEMFDEGLVDEVRGLERLGLRRGRTASRALGYQQVLAELDEAGDMAAAAAETARATRRFVRRQRSWFRRDGRIHWFDANRTDLVAEVSRLRRRVDPW; from the coding sequence ATGCCCGCCACGACGCCACGCCCGGTGGCCGTTCTCGGTCCCACCGCCACGGGCAAGTCCGAACTGGCGCTGCGACTGGCCGAACTCCTGGGCGGCGAGGTGGTCAACGCCGACGCCATGCAGCTCTACCGGGGGATGGACATCGGCACGGCCAAGCTCCCACCGGAGGCCCGGCGCGGCGTTCCGCACCACCAGTTGGACGTTCTCGACGTCACCGAAACGGCCTCGGTGGCGGCCTACCAGCGGCAAGCCAGGGCCGACGTCGAACGACTGCTGGAGTCCGGAACCACACCGATCCTGGTCGGAGGCTCCGGACTGTACGTGCAGGCCGTGCTGGACGAGCTGAACTTCCCGGGCACGGACCCCTCGGTGCGGCAGCGCTGGCAGCGGCGGCTGGACCGGATCGGTACCGAGGCGCTGCACCGCGAGCTCGCCGAGCTCGACCCCCCGGCCGCGGCGTCCATCCCACCCTCGAACGGCAGAAGGGTGGTTCGGGCGATGGAGGTGATCGAGCTCACCGGCCGCCGCTTCTCGGCCAACCTGCCCGAGCCCGGGCCGCCCCGCTACGACACCCTGCTGGTGGGACTGGACCGCCCCGTCGGCGAACTCGACGCCAGGGTCAACACGCGAGCCGCCGAGATGTTCGACGAGGGACTGGTGGACGAGGTCCGTGGGCTGGAACGTCTCGGACTGCGTCGTGGACGTACCGCGTCCAGGGCGCTCGGCTACCAGCAGGTGCTGGCTGAGCTGGACGAGGCGGGGGACATGGCCGCCGCGGCGGCCGAGACCGCGCGGGCGACGCGGCGTTTCGTGCGCAGGCAGCGCTCCTGGTTCCGCAGGGACGGGCGCATTCACTGGTTCGACGCGAACCGAACCGACCTCGTGGCCGAGGTCTCCCGGCTGCGACGTCGCGTCGATCCGTGGTGA
- a CDS encoding amino acid ABC transporter permease, giving the protein MQVLIDNYHLYLRGLGTTLQICLYAGLLTLVVGTFIAGCRVAPLTPLRAFGTAWVTVFRNCPLAVVLFFMAFGIPALGVNASYFVFGTIGLALYTSAFVCEAIRSGINAVSPGQAEAARSVGLGFGQTLRLVILPQAVRSIIPPLGSVMIAMIKNSAIAGAFGIGGDLYAVGIRQSSAQGEAIIPVLVGVALGYLIITIPAGLLLSYVERKVAIAR; this is encoded by the coding sequence GTGCAAGTCCTTATCGACAACTACCATCTCTACCTGCGGGGGCTGGGCACGACGCTGCAGATCTGCCTCTACGCGGGTCTGCTCACCCTGGTGGTGGGAACGTTCATCGCGGGGTGCCGCGTCGCTCCGCTCACCCCGCTGCGCGCGTTCGGCACCGCCTGGGTGACGGTGTTCCGGAACTGCCCGCTGGCCGTGGTGCTGTTCTTCATGGCGTTCGGCATCCCCGCGCTGGGCGTGAACGCCTCGTACTTCGTGTTCGGCACCATCGGGCTCGCGCTGTACACCTCGGCGTTCGTCTGCGAGGCGATCCGCAGCGGTATCAACGCCGTGTCACCCGGCCAGGCCGAGGCGGCCCGGTCCGTGGGGCTCGGTTTCGGACAGACCCTGCGGTTGGTGATCCTGCCGCAGGCGGTGCGCAGCATCATCCCCCCGCTGGGCAGCGTGATGATCGCGATGATCAAGAACTCCGCGATCGCGGGCGCCTTCGGAATCGGCGGTGATCTCTACGCGGTCGGAATCCGGCAGTCCTCGGCCCAGGGTGAGGCGATCATCCCCGTGCTGGTGGGTGTGGCACTGGGCTACCTGATCATCACCATCCCCGCCGGCCTGCTGCTGAGCTACGTGGAACGGAAGGTGGCGATCGCGCGATGA
- the miaB gene encoding tRNA (N6-isopentenyl adenosine(37)-C2)-methylthiotransferase MiaB, whose translation MPQSFEVRTYGCQMNVHDSERLSGVLEEAGYVREEGENTADLVVFNTCAVRENADNRLYGNLGRLRAAKQRNPGMQIAVGGCLAQKDRGEIVRRAPWVDVVFGTHNLGSLPTLLERARHNQEAEVEILESLDKFPSTLPARRESAYSGWVSVSVGCNNTCTFCIVPSLRGKEKDRRPGDVLAEVGALASEGVLEVTLLGQNVNAYGVEFGDRYAFGKLLRSCGEIEGLERVRFTSPHPRDFTDDVIEAMAETPNVCPQLHMPLQSGSDRVLKAMRRSYRAERFLDIVRKVREAMPHAAITTDIIVGFPGETEEDFEATLDVVRRARFASAFTFQYSKRQGTPAAEMEGQLPKEVVQQRYDRLIQLQNEISLETNQELVGSEVELLVAEGEGRKNAHTERRSGRARDGRLVHFTPSGEIDGELRPGDLVHTRISRAAPHHLLADEGVHRHRRTVAGDRWESGQRPKTSGVSLGLPSFGAPSADTADSTAEQGCGC comes from the coding sequence GTGCCTCAGTCATTCGAAGTGCGCACGTACGGCTGCCAGATGAACGTGCACGACTCCGAACGACTCTCCGGAGTGCTGGAAGAAGCCGGCTACGTGCGTGAGGAGGGTGAGAACACGGCCGACCTGGTGGTGTTCAACACCTGTGCGGTGCGGGAGAACGCCGACAACCGGCTCTACGGCAATCTCGGGCGGCTGCGGGCGGCCAAGCAGCGCAACCCCGGTATGCAGATCGCGGTCGGGGGCTGCCTGGCCCAGAAGGACCGCGGCGAGATCGTCCGGCGGGCACCCTGGGTGGACGTCGTGTTCGGCACGCACAACCTGGGCTCGCTGCCGACGCTGCTCGAACGAGCCAGGCACAACCAGGAAGCCGAAGTCGAGATCCTGGAATCGCTGGACAAGTTCCCCTCCACCCTGCCGGCCCGCCGCGAGTCGGCCTACTCGGGCTGGGTCTCGGTCTCGGTGGGCTGCAACAACACCTGCACCTTCTGCATCGTGCCCTCGCTGCGCGGCAAGGAGAAGGACCGCCGCCCCGGTGACGTGCTGGCCGAGGTGGGAGCGCTGGCCTCCGAGGGGGTTCTCGAAGTGACCCTGCTCGGGCAGAACGTCAACGCCTACGGGGTCGAGTTCGGCGATCGCTACGCCTTCGGCAAACTGCTGCGCTCCTGCGGCGAGATCGAGGGGCTGGAACGGGTGCGCTTCACCTCGCCGCACCCCCGGGACTTCACCGACGACGTGATCGAGGCGATGGCCGAGACCCCCAACGTGTGCCCCCAGCTGCACATGCCGCTGCAGTCGGGGTCCGATCGCGTGCTCAAGGCGATGCGGCGCTCCTACCGCGCCGAGCGCTTCCTCGACATCGTGCGCAAGGTTCGGGAGGCCATGCCGCACGCGGCGATCACCACCGACATCATCGTCGGTTTCCCGGGCGAGACCGAGGAGGACTTCGAGGCCACGCTCGACGTGGTGCGCAGGGCACGGTTCGCCAGCGCCTTCACCTTCCAGTACTCCAAACGGCAGGGCACCCCCGCCGCGGAGATGGAGGGGCAGCTTCCCAAGGAAGTGGTGCAGCAGCGCTACGACCGCCTGATCCAGCTGCAGAACGAGATCTCGCTGGAGACCAACCAGGAACTGGTGGGAAGCGAGGTCGAACTGCTGGTCGCCGAGGGTGAGGGGCGCAAGAACGCGCACACCGAGCGGCGGTCCGGGCGTGCCAGGGACGGTCGGCTGGTGCACTTCACCCCGAGCGGGGAGATCGACGGCGAACTCCGCCCGGGTGATCTCGTGCACACCAGGATCAGCCGGGCCGCGCCGCACCACCTGCTGGCGGACGAGGGGGTTCACCGACACCGCCGCACCGTCGCCGGTGACCGCTGGGAGAGTGGCCAGCGCCCCAAGACCTCGGGGGTTAGTCTCGGACTGCCCTCCTTCGGTGCCCCGAGCGCGGACACCGCCGACAGCACGGCCGAGCAGGGGTGCGGATGTTGA
- a CDS encoding MFS transporter → MLDKLPRRVVLCGGLVVFTVANAAAALAPNYWTLMAARIVAALAAAGVTSAAFATATAGAPEGRQGSYLSVVTAGMTVALFTGVPLGTLLGGTHGWRATFWLIAAVGAMARSPRPRWVAARTFERACCSSSGCSGWWELCSEDG, encoded by the coding sequence ATGCTCGACAAGCTCCCCCGCAGAGTCGTGTTGTGCGGTGGCCTCGTGGTCTTCACAGTGGCCAATGCGGCCGCCGCTCTCGCCCCCAACTACTGGACGCTGATGGCCGCACGCATCGTCGCGGCGCTGGCCGCGGCAGGCGTCACTTCGGCCGCTTTCGCCACAGCGACGGCCGGAGCTCCTGAAGGACGTCAGGGCAGTTACCTGTCCGTGGTGACAGCTGGAATGACCGTGGCACTGTTCACCGGTGTTCCACTGGGAACGCTGCTCGGAGGAACTCACGGCTGGCGGGCCACGTTCTGGCTCATAGCGGCAGTGGGTGCCATGGCCCGTTCACCGCGGCCACGGTGGGTGGCGGCCCGGACCTTCGAGCGGGCATGCTGCTCATCGTCGGGTTGCTCGGGCTGGTGGGAGCTCTGTTCGGAGGACGGGTGA
- a CDS encoding Rv2732c family membrane protein, with the protein MLSENSGGQQPRPDGDEEVDQISQQRFRAELSRAERDIAGRIDPGARAMVITGVMLVLVLTAVLPWVGGAQGWQIVAGQADPALEVGLLPRLFSINAIVAGVLLGALALATRRWSVAWVAAMLCGVVTVEGVIAIWSRQTVPAGQEGPAFGLVIAVIAMGVLAAQWLRIVWSRP; encoded by the coding sequence ATGTTGAGCGAGAATTCCGGTGGACAGCAACCGCGTCCGGACGGAGACGAGGAAGTGGACCAGATCAGCCAGCAGCGGTTCCGTGCCGAGTTGTCCCGCGCCGAGCGCGACATCGCTGGCAGGATCGATCCCGGTGCTCGTGCGATGGTCATCACCGGCGTCATGCTGGTTCTGGTGCTGACCGCCGTGCTGCCGTGGGTCGGCGGTGCCCAGGGGTGGCAGATCGTGGCGGGGCAGGCTGACCCCGCGCTGGAGGTCGGACTGCTGCCGCGGTTGTTCTCCATCAACGCCATCGTGGCGGGAGTCCTGCTGGGGGCGCTGGCGCTGGCTACCCGCCGCTGGTCCGTCGCCTGGGTGGCGGCCATGCTCTGCGGAGTGGTCACGGTGGAGGGGGTCATCGCCATCTGGTCGCGCCAGACGGTTCCGGCCGGACAGGAGGGGCCCGCGTTCGGCCTGGTGATCGCGGTGATCGCGATGGGCGTGCTGGCAGCGCAGTGGCTGCGAATCGTGTGGTCCCGCCCCTAG